In a genomic window of Victivallis lenta:
- a CDS encoding branched-chain amino acid aminotransferase → MDIDWENLGFKFMPARSNIRFHYADGKWDDGTLTGSYDITVSVAANAFHYGQAIFEGGKAFRCKDGKVRIFRPEENGRRLNRSASHLLMPEFPVDKFVEAVKTVVRDNADFVPPYGTGGALYIRPVMFGTTPQIGVGASLEYELIIMVVPVGAYYKGGIKPVDAMISRDYDRAAPHGTGHIKAAGNYAASLISSKQAKERGCAVALFLDPATHTFIDEFGTSNFLAITKDGKYVTSESDSILASITNNSLMTLAADLGMPVERRKIRASELADFAEVAACGTAVVLTPVGRIFNGDEVIDYHFTEIGPQLKKLYDEMTGVQVGERPDRHGWLTEI, encoded by the coding sequence ATGGACATCGACTGGGAAAATCTCGGATTCAAATTCATGCCGGCCCGGAGCAACATCCGGTTCCATTACGCGGACGGGAAGTGGGATGACGGTACGCTTACCGGCTCCTATGACATCACCGTAAGCGTCGCGGCCAACGCATTCCATTACGGCCAGGCGATTTTCGAAGGCGGCAAGGCGTTCCGCTGCAAGGACGGCAAAGTCCGCATCTTCCGCCCGGAAGAGAACGGCAGGCGGCTGAACCGTTCCGCGAGCCACCTGCTGATGCCGGAGTTTCCGGTCGACAAATTCGTCGAGGCGGTGAAGACCGTCGTGCGCGACAATGCCGACTTCGTGCCGCCCTACGGCACCGGCGGCGCGCTCTACATCCGTCCGGTCATGTTCGGCACCACGCCGCAGATCGGCGTCGGCGCGAGCCTCGAATATGAGCTGATCATCATGGTCGTGCCGGTCGGCGCCTATTACAAGGGCGGCATCAAGCCGGTCGACGCGATGATTTCGCGCGACTACGACCGCGCCGCCCCGCACGGCACCGGGCATATCAAGGCGGCCGGCAACTATGCGGCCAGCCTGATCTCGAGCAAGCAGGCGAAGGAGCGCGGCTGCGCGGTCGCACTGTTCCTCGACCCGGCCACGCACACGTTCATCGACGAGTTCGGCACGAGCAACTTCCTCGCAATCACGAAGGACGGCAAATACGTCACGAGCGAATCGGATTCGATCCTCGCTTCGATCACGAACAACTCGCTCATGACGCTGGCCGCCGACCTCGGCATGCCGGTCGAGCGGCGCAAGATCCGCGCGTCGGAGCTTGCCGATTTCGCGGAGGTCGCGGCCTGCGGCACCGCCGTGGTGCTGACTCCGGTGGGACGCATTTTCAACGGCGACGAGGTGATCGACTACCATTTCACCGAAATCGGACCGCAGCTGAAGAAACTGTATGACGAGATGACCGGCGTTCAGGTCGGCGAACGTCCGGACCGGCACGGCTGGCTGACGGAGATCTGA
- the panC gene encoding pantoate--beta-alanine ligase, which translates to MEIFRTPAELQAYALSNKRAGRTIALVPTMGYLHAGHCSLIDIARQKADLVIVSIFVNPIQFGPSEDLDKYPRDFEHDAKLCTEHGADAVFAPEPGVMYAPDASTVVEEQKLSRPLCGARRPGHFRGVTTVVAKLFNLALPDYAVFGMKDAQQLLVIRRMVRDLNFPVEIVAAPLIREHSGLALSSRNAYLTADEKERAVILSRVLDAARPALIAGGVEAIPAVLEVMKHEIEKAGGRIDYVEALDASTLETPNAKTADLLVALAVYFGNTRLIDNTLVWVKQ; encoded by the coding sequence ATGGAAATCTTCAGGACGCCGGCCGAGCTTCAGGCTTACGCGCTGTCGAACAAGCGCGCCGGCCGCACGATCGCGCTCGTGCCGACCATGGGGTATCTGCATGCCGGGCACTGTTCGCTGATCGACATCGCCCGGCAGAAGGCCGATCTCGTGATCGTCTCGATCTTCGTGAACCCGATTCAGTTCGGGCCGTCCGAGGATCTCGACAAGTATCCGCGCGATTTCGAGCATGATGCGAAGCTCTGCACCGAGCACGGCGCCGATGCGGTGTTCGCGCCGGAGCCGGGCGTGATGTATGCGCCCGACGCGTCGACCGTGGTCGAGGAGCAGAAGCTGTCGCGCCCGCTTTGCGGCGCCCGGCGCCCGGGCCACTTCCGCGGCGTGACGACGGTGGTTGCGAAGCTTTTCAATCTGGCGCTGCCGGATTACGCGGTGTTCGGCATGAAGGACGCCCAGCAGCTGCTGGTCATCAGGCGGATGGTGCGTGATCTGAATTTTCCGGTTGAAATCGTGGCGGCTCCGCTGATCCGCGAGCACAGCGGGCTGGCGCTTTCGTCGCGCAATGCCTATCTGACGGCCGATGAGAAGGAGCGCGCGGTGATTCTGTCGCGCGTGCTCGATGCGGCGCGCCCGGCGCTGATCGCCGGCGGGGTCGAGGCGATTCCGGCCGTGCTTGAGGTCATGAAACATGAAATTGAAAAAGCCGGCGGGCGGATTGATTATGTCGAAGCGCTCGACGCATCGACGCTTGAGACGCCGAATGCGAAGACGGCGGACCTTCTGGTCGCGCTCGCCGTCTATTTCGGCAACACGCGCCTGATCGACAATACACTGGTCTGGGTGAAGCAATGA
- the hisD gene encoding histidinol dehydrogenase encodes MKKLYYDSPGFENELRALADRPGYPPEIEPQVAAIIDDVRREGNAALVKYAAKFDRVELDPARFRVTDEEIDAAAALLSEREKKAIDTALSQVRDFALATVPRAWSASPRAGVMLGEKFTPMDRVGVYIPGGTAPLVSTVLHTAGIAGAAGVREIVAATPANREGKVHPAVLYAMRKAGVTEIYRLGGVYGVAALALGTESIRKVEKLVGPGNAYVTAAKKLLYGKVAIDMVAGPSEILVIADAEANPEFIAADLLSQAEHGSGLEQAVLVTTDRAMIDRVEAAFQRQKATLPKLATVERVEARGIFLIHVADLEQAARVASAYAPEHLEIQTANPEAVAAKITAAGAIFLGAWTPEAIGDFCAGPSHVLPTASSAHYFNGLETVSFFRRTSLVKYDEAALRREAGIVECFGEMESLAAHGRAGTIRVK; translated from the coding sequence ATGAAGAAACTCTATTACGACTCTCCCGGCTTTGAAAACGAGCTCCGCGCTCTGGCGGACCGGCCCGGCTATCCGCCGGAGATCGAGCCGCAGGTTGCGGCGATCATCGATGACGTCCGCCGCGAGGGGAATGCGGCTCTTGTGAAGTATGCCGCGAAGTTTGACCGGGTCGAACTCGATCCGGCCCGGTTCCGGGTGACGGACGAGGAGATCGACGCCGCTGCGGCCCTGCTTTCGGAGCGCGAGAAAAAAGCGATCGACACGGCTTTGTCGCAGGTGCGCGATTTTGCGCTGGCGACGGTGCCGCGCGCCTGGTCCGCATCCCCGCGTGCCGGGGTCATGCTCGGGGAGAAATTCACTCCGATGGACCGGGTCGGCGTCTATATCCCGGGCGGCACGGCTCCGCTGGTTTCGACCGTGCTGCATACGGCCGGGATTGCCGGTGCGGCGGGAGTCCGCGAAATCGTCGCGGCGACTCCGGCCAACCGGGAGGGGAAGGTTCATCCGGCCGTGCTCTATGCGATGCGCAAGGCGGGCGTGACTGAAATCTACCGGCTCGGCGGCGTATATGGTGTCGCGGCGCTTGCGCTCGGCACGGAGTCGATCCGCAAGGTTGAGAAGCTGGTCGGCCCCGGCAACGCATATGTGACGGCGGCCAAGAAACTGCTTTACGGCAAGGTCGCGATCGATATGGTGGCGGGGCCGTCGGAAATCCTCGTCATCGCGGATGCGGAAGCGAATCCTGAATTCATCGCGGCCGACCTGCTGAGCCAGGCCGAACACGGCTCCGGACTTGAGCAGGCGGTGCTGGTCACGACCGACCGCGCGATGATCGACCGGGTGGAGGCCGCGTTCCAGCGCCAGAAGGCGACGCTGCCGAAGCTCGCCACGGTCGAACGGGTCGAAGCCCGCGGCATTTTCCTGATCCACGTCGCGGACCTCGAACAGGCCGCCCGCGTGGCGAGCGCCTACGCGCCGGAGCACCTCGAAATCCAGACGGCGAATCCGGAGGCGGTCGCGGCGAAGATCACGGCGGCCGGCGCAATCTTTCTCGGGGCCTGGACGCCGGAGGCGATCGGCGATTTCTGCGCCGGTCCGTCGCATGTTCTGCCGACCGCATCGAGCGCGCACTACTTCAACGGGCTGGAGACGGTCAGCTTTTTCCGCCGGACAAGCCTCGTGAAGTACGACGAGGCGGCGCTGCGGCGCGAAGCGGGCATCGTCGAATGCTTCGGCGAGATGGAGAGCCTGGCCGCGCACGGCCGCGCCGGAACCATCCGGGTGAAGTAA
- a CDS encoding PHP domain-containing protein, giving the protein MNQSVQYFDVSPLTVRADEISEVRIRPRYEQAAFPPAERVRVAVVPGLGAMPDGRQLDFSWEKTSDPFELVDWKLHEDGSLFVRARFAGEQEHIIIVEDTDGNLLREFSVYSLLPDWYGLLPFKGDFHVHTLRSDGKESPAYVAARYREAGFDFLAISDHHRYEPSLEAIDYWRRHPTGLALLPGEEVHPPECPVHMLNFGGRFSVNALFREDEAKFRREVEARIPSLGPVAPGVNPFAVAATEWVFDKVREAGGLAVFCHPYWDVRRRNVLSGALVDEVFKRRKFDALELIGGFWKHQSESNALQVARWMEERAAGADYPVVGLSDSHGTDVGGLFGWYYTVVLARSASFDDLAAGIRAGNSAAVDAPENERPHCHGSCRLSRYMHFLLREYFPRHEALCRTEGELMLAILGGEPGLSPVLELLAKRPAAFRERVLGGAEGK; this is encoded by the coding sequence ATGAACCAGAGCGTCCAGTACTTCGATGTGTCTCCCCTCACCGTCCGGGCCGATGAAATTTCGGAGGTCCGTATCCGCCCGCGCTATGAACAGGCGGCTTTCCCGCCAGCCGAAAGAGTCCGGGTCGCCGTGGTTCCGGGACTCGGCGCAATGCCGGACGGACGACAGCTCGATTTCTCCTGGGAGAAGACCTCCGATCCGTTCGAACTCGTCGATTGGAAACTGCACGAAGACGGTTCGCTGTTCGTGCGCGCCCGTTTTGCAGGGGAACAGGAGCACATCATCATCGTGGAAGACACGGACGGCAATCTCCTCCGGGAATTCAGCGTCTACTCGCTGCTGCCGGACTGGTACGGCCTGCTCCCGTTCAAAGGGGATTTTCATGTCCACACCCTCCGCTCGGACGGAAAAGAGTCGCCCGCCTATGTCGCGGCGCGTTACCGCGAAGCCGGTTTCGATTTCCTTGCAATCAGCGACCACCACCGCTACGAACCGTCGCTCGAGGCGATTGATTACTGGAGGCGGCATCCGACCGGCCTGGCGCTTCTTCCGGGCGAAGAGGTCCATCCGCCGGAGTGCCCGGTCCACATGCTGAATTTCGGCGGCCGCTTCAGCGTCAATGCGCTTTTCCGCGAAGATGAAGCGAAGTTCCGGCGCGAAGTCGAAGCACGCATCCCGTCGCTCGGGCCGGTGGCGCCGGGCGTGAATCCGTTCGCCGTCGCCGCAACGGAATGGGTGTTCGACAAGGTGCGCGAAGCCGGAGGGCTCGCCGTCTTCTGCCACCCGTACTGGGACGTCCGCCGCCGCAACGTGCTCTCCGGAGCGCTGGTCGATGAAGTGTTCAAACGCCGAAAATTCGATGCGCTCGAACTCATCGGCGGCTTCTGGAAGCACCAGTCCGAGTCGAACGCGCTGCAGGTCGCCCGCTGGATGGAGGAGCGCGCGGCCGGGGCGGATTATCCGGTCGTCGGGCTCAGCGACTCGCACGGCACCGACGTCGGCGGCCTGTTCGGCTGGTACTATACGGTCGTTCTGGCCCGCTCGGCATCGTTCGACGATCTCGCCGCCGGCATCCGGGCCGGGAACTCCGCCGCCGTCGACGCGCCGGAGAACGAGCGTCCGCACTGCCACGGCAGCTGCCGCCTTTCGCGTTATATGCACTTCCTGCTGCGCGAATATTTTCCGCGCCACGAAGCGCTCTGCCGGACCGAAGGCGAACTCATGCTCGCCATTCTCGGCGGGGAACCCGGCCTGAGCCCGGTGCTCGAACTGCTTGCGAAGCGTCCGGCTGCTTTCCGCGAACGCGTTCTCGGCGGAGCGGAAGGGAAATAA
- a CDS encoding TrmB family transcriptional regulator: MNIIDQLEKLGLNGRQAKVYLALLQLGTGTAIDIAKATRFKHPTVYDVLDVLKERALVTETFEGGRKLFSAEDPNRLRLAEDERRRTLEGLLPDLQALYRGGSRRPRVRVYVGPEGMEAVDEELLAVKSGEYFYFGGVREMIQNSSEEHLSDYYRKRLERGIWSNAIRIRGEEDDLDYMQNGEQHLRRVRYLPKPILENSAGLYLYDDRVAVISALKENYAMIIESSELSLLVRTIWNCIWEVAEEPKSSHEHA, from the coding sequence ATGAACATCATCGATCAGCTCGAAAAGCTCGGTCTGAACGGCCGTCAGGCCAAAGTTTATCTTGCGCTTCTGCAGCTGGGCACGGGAACCGCCATTGACATTGCGAAGGCGACCCGCTTCAAACATCCGACGGTATACGATGTGCTTGACGTGCTGAAGGAACGGGCGCTGGTCACGGAGACTTTTGAAGGCGGCCGCAAGCTTTTTTCCGCCGAGGACCCGAACCGGCTGCGGCTGGCCGAAGACGAACGGCGCCGGACGCTGGAGGGGCTGCTGCCGGATCTGCAGGCGCTGTACCGCGGCGGCAGCCGCCGCCCCAGGGTGCGTGTTTATGTCGGACCGGAAGGGATGGAGGCGGTTGACGAGGAGCTGCTGGCGGTCAAGAGCGGGGAGTACTTTTATTTCGGCGGGGTGCGGGAGATGATCCAGAATTCGAGTGAGGAGCATTTGAGCGATTATTACCGCAAGCGGCTCGAGCGCGGCATCTGGTCGAATGCGATCCGGATCCGGGGGGAAGAGGACGATCTGGATTATATGCAGAACGGGGAACAGCACCTGCGGCGTGTGCGCTACCTGCCGAAGCCGATTCTTGAGAATTCGGCCGGGCTGTATCTGTATGATGACCGGGTTGCGGTCATTTCGGCGCTGAAGGAGAACTACGCAATGATTATCGAGAGCAGTGAATTGTCGCTTTTGGTCAGGACGATCTGGAACTGCATCTGGGAGGTTGCGGAGGAGCCGAAAAGCAGTCACGAGCATGCCTGA
- a CDS encoding GNAT family N-acetyltransferase: MKNLLTVREATEADVKKIHELLVIYSKKAIVLARSEEDIRFYLGNFLVAEVGGTVRGCAAARDFGNGLLEVRSMVVEPEFQGKGIGRAMIEALIAGLRVKRKQFRLFALTYQVEFFKALGFQVVDRSLFPEKIWSDCAKCPKNDCCDETAMLIEFSAE; this comes from the coding sequence GTGAAAAACCTTCTGACGGTCCGTGAAGCGACGGAAGCCGATGTAAAAAAGATCCATGAACTGCTGGTCATCTATTCGAAAAAAGCGATTGTGCTGGCCCGCAGCGAGGAGGATATCCGTTTCTACCTCGGCAACTTTCTGGTGGCAGAGGTCGGCGGAACGGTTCGCGGCTGCGCGGCAGCGCGCGATTTCGGGAACGGCCTGCTCGAAGTGCGTTCGATGGTGGTTGAACCGGAGTTTCAGGGCAAGGGAATCGGCCGGGCGATGATCGAGGCGCTGATCGCGGGTCTCCGCGTGAAACGCAAGCAATTCCGGTTGTTTGCCCTGACCTATCAGGTCGAATTCTTCAAGGCGCTGGGTTTTCAGGTGGTGGACCGCAGCTTGTTTCCGGAAAAGATCTGGAGCGACTGCGCAAAATGCCCGAAGAACGATTGCTGCGACGAGACCGCCATGCTGATCGAATTTTCCGCGGAATAG
- a CDS encoding acetyl-CoA carboxylase carboxyltransferase subunit alpha: MPETHLEFEKPIVELRKKLQELQELSENNQLDLSNEINSLTERMNQTMKEIYSKLTPWQRVQLARHPERPYTLDYIDHLFTNFIELSGDRRFRDDKAIVGGFAKFQGKPVMVIGTQKGRDMKSNVYRNFGWPSPEGYRKAMRLMQLADKADVPIITLIDTPGAFPGISSEERHIAEAIAVNLRDMFALRVPVISVIIGEGGSGGAIGIGVGNRVLIMENAYYSVITPEGCAAILWKDRKFAPQAADALQLTAEKLLELGIADAIIPEPFGGAQRDHEQAAKLLGEVLAKQLSELRKLSGSKLREQRYEKFRSMGRFIEGALPAPGEQESPEAAAPEGDAAKEAVE; the protein is encoded by the coding sequence ATGCCGGAAACCCATCTGGAATTCGAGAAACCGATCGTAGAGCTGCGCAAAAAGCTGCAGGAATTGCAGGAGCTCTCCGAAAACAACCAGCTCGACCTTTCCAACGAGATCAATTCGCTGACCGAGCGCATGAATCAGACCATGAAGGAGATTTACAGCAAGCTGACGCCGTGGCAGCGGGTTCAGCTCGCCCGCCACCCGGAACGCCCGTACACGCTCGACTACATCGACCATCTCTTCACGAATTTCATCGAGCTCTCCGGCGACCGCCGTTTCCGCGACGACAAAGCGATCGTCGGCGGTTTCGCGAAGTTCCAGGGCAAACCGGTCATGGTCATCGGCACCCAGAAGGGGCGCGACATGAAATCGAACGTCTACCGCAACTTCGGCTGGCCGAGCCCCGAGGGCTACCGCAAGGCGATGCGCCTGATGCAGCTGGCCGACAAGGCCGATGTGCCGATCATCACGCTGATCGACACTCCGGGAGCCTTCCCGGGCATCTCCAGCGAGGAGCGGCACATCGCCGAAGCGATCGCGGTCAATCTGCGCGACATGTTCGCGCTGCGGGTGCCGGTCATTTCGGTCATCATCGGCGAGGGCGGTTCCGGCGGCGCAATCGGCATCGGCGTCGGCAATCGGGTCCTCATCATGGAGAACGCCTATTATTCGGTCATCACGCCGGAAGGATGCGCGGCGATTCTCTGGAAGGACCGCAAATTTGCGCCGCAGGCAGCCGATGCGCTGCAGCTGACCGCCGAGAAGCTTCTTGAGCTCGGCATTGCGGACGCCATCATCCCGGAGCCGTTCGGGGGAGCCCAGCGCGACCATGAACAGGCAGCGAAGCTGCTCGGCGAGGTTCTTGCGAAGCAGCTTTCGGAGCTGCGCAAGCTTTCGGGCAGCAAACTGCGCGAACAACGATACGAGAAATTCCGGTCCATGGGCAGATTCATCGAAGGAGCGCTTCCGGCTCCGGGAGAGCAGGAATCCCCGGAAGCGGCTGCGCCGGAAGGAGACGCCGCGAAAGAGGCGGTCGAGTGA
- a CDS encoding L,D-transpeptidase family protein, with amino-acid sequence MARIDYEFDHAGEGKSRTGIYVRLIVIFLVVAGLTAGLIYYLIPKSDDGSAVSDPAAHETQLPSAGGETEPPSEAGETPAPGNRPPDGSGETQLPGEAEAETPIENTGTAEEEPKVEEPLPVPADATQTPEKGKPWVGDPIIDRPDVPQTEIPADVRPSLDADFNRAEKSLAEKNYPDAAAAAGNILSSPSVIPFSTEWRQAAALLTEANLASFDARENIEKYMLVHPVKPGESYSALAAKYGTTIEAIKRLNGIPADNNVLRLGRRLLIYPGPWRIVVRKGPRLLELYNCSRQAGQSSDRLYAVFDVGLGRLGKTPAASFVISSKLRNPDWYSPEGGVIKYGDPENPLGNYFLKLAPTGSPDRPLLGYGIHGTQDDSDITRSLSNGCIRMRNADVETLYTIVPGRTPVEIVE; translated from the coding sequence ATGGCCAGGATCGATTACGAATTCGATCATGCAGGGGAGGGAAAGAGCCGGACAGGTATTTACGTTCGTCTCATCGTCATCTTCCTCGTGGTCGCCGGACTGACCGCCGGGCTGATCTATTACCTGATTCCGAAATCGGATGACGGCTCTGCCGTCTCCGACCCGGCGGCGCACGAAACGCAACTCCCCTCCGCCGGGGGGGAAACGGAACCGCCGAGTGAAGCCGGGGAAACGCCGGCGCCCGGCAATCGGCCGCCGGACGGGAGCGGAGAAACGCAGCTGCCCGGCGAAGCAGAGGCCGAAACTCCGATCGAAAACACCGGCACGGCGGAGGAGGAGCCGAAAGTGGAGGAGCCGCTGCCGGTTCCCGCCGATGCCACGCAGACCCCGGAAAAGGGAAAGCCGTGGGTCGGAGACCCGATCATCGACCGCCCGGATGTGCCGCAGACCGAAATTCCGGCTGACGTGAGACCGTCGCTGGACGCTGATTTCAACCGTGCCGAAAAGAGCCTTGCGGAGAAGAATTACCCCGATGCCGCCGCCGCTGCCGGAAACATCCTCTCCAGCCCTTCCGTGATTCCGTTCTCCACGGAATGGCGGCAGGCGGCCGCGCTGCTCACCGAAGCGAATCTGGCCTCGTTCGACGCCCGTGAGAACATTGAAAAATACATGCTGGTCCATCCGGTGAAACCGGGCGAAAGTTACAGCGCCCTCGCCGCAAAGTACGGGACGACCATCGAAGCGATCAAACGCCTGAACGGGATTCCCGCCGACAATAACGTGCTGCGGCTCGGCCGGCGGCTGCTGATTTATCCGGGGCCGTGGAGAATCGTGGTCCGCAAAGGACCGCGGCTGCTCGAACTTTACAACTGCAGCCGGCAGGCCGGACAGAGTTCCGACCGGCTCTACGCCGTTTTCGACGTCGGCCTCGGGCGGCTCGGCAAAACGCCGGCCGCGAGTTTCGTCATTTCGAGCAAACTCCGGAATCCGGACTGGTACTCGCCGGAGGGCGGCGTAATCAAGTACGGAGACCCGGAGAATCCGCTCGGCAACTATTTCCTGAAACTCGCCCCCACCGGCTCGCCGGACCGGCCGCTGCTCGGTTACGGAATCCACGGCACGCAGGATGATTCGGATATCACGCGCTCCCTCAGCAACGGATGCATCCGCATGCGCAACGCCGATGTGGAGACGCTTTACACCATCGTACCGGGCAGAACTCCGGTCGAAATCGTCGAATAG
- the ilvB gene encoding biosynthetic-type acetolactate synthase large subunit, whose amino-acid sequence MDTQTTNLMKGSEITIKCLELLGVEVVFAYPGGQAIELHQALSKSKMRVVLPRHEQGGAFAAGGYARISGKVGVCMATSGPGATNLVSGIADAYMDSIPTVFITGQVPSSMIGKNVFQETDIIGVTRPIVKHSFLVLDAKDIPQVMKEAFYLAASGRPGPVVVDIPKNIQQQRVEFNFDVPMSLNYYHPDPVFDPADADRIRAMIAASKRPCIYAGGGIISAGASAELVKFAESYNIPVVTTLMGIGAIPEKHPLSLRWLGMHGSVYGNYAANECDLLLAFGARFDDRVTGNPQKFATRAKIVHVDVDDSEINKNKPADLGIVANIKDVLTALNEKPMRREYADWFARIAEWKAKYPYNSYKTKLNHVQPQFVIQTLSRLTGGNAVIVPGVGQHQMWAAQYYDYSFPRQLLTSGGLGAMGFGLPAAMGAKVACPDKTVINIDGDGSFQMNIQELGTLFVEEIDVKMIILNNQHLGMVAQWEDRFYNYNRGNTVLGRCKGANGKGAGKHCDGCDGTICTGLPYPDFVTIASGYGIPGRRVFTREELEPAIEEMLACDGPFLLDVYTGYDEHVLPMIPPGGDYTSIIME is encoded by the coding sequence ATGGATACACAGACGACCAACCTCATGAAAGGCAGCGAAATCACCATCAAATGCTTGGAGCTCCTTGGGGTTGAAGTCGTATTTGCGTATCCGGGCGGGCAGGCGATTGAGCTGCATCAGGCGCTCTCGAAGTCGAAAATGCGCGTGGTTCTGCCGCGGCATGAGCAGGGCGGCGCGTTCGCGGCAGGCGGCTATGCCCGGATTTCCGGGAAGGTCGGAGTCTGCATGGCGACCAGCGGACCCGGCGCGACGAACCTCGTCTCCGGCATCGCCGACGCATATATGGATTCGATTCCGACCGTTTTCATCACCGGGCAGGTGCCGAGCTCGATGATCGGTAAAAACGTCTTTCAGGAGACCGACATCATCGGCGTGACCCGGCCGATCGTCAAGCACAGCTTTCTCGTGCTCGACGCGAAAGATATTCCGCAGGTCATGAAAGAGGCGTTCTACCTCGCGGCCTCCGGCCGGCCCGGTCCGGTCGTGGTCGATATCCCGAAGAATATCCAGCAGCAGCGCGTCGAATTCAACTTCGACGTGCCGATGTCGCTGAATTATTATCACCCGGACCCGGTGTTCGATCCGGCGGACGCGGACCGCATTCGCGCGATGATCGCGGCTTCGAAGCGTCCCTGCATCTATGCGGGCGGCGGCATCATTTCGGCCGGAGCTTCCGCCGAACTGGTGAAGTTCGCCGAAAGCTACAATATTCCGGTCGTGACCACGCTGATGGGAATCGGCGCGATTCCGGAGAAACATCCGCTTTCGCTGCGCTGGCTCGGCATGCACGGTTCGGTCTACGGCAATTACGCCGCGAACGAATGCGACCTCCTGCTCGCCTTCGGCGCCCGGTTTGACGACCGGGTGACAGGCAATCCGCAGAAATTCGCGACCCGGGCGAAGATCGTTCATGTCGATGTCGACGATTCCGAAATCAACAAGAACAAACCGGCCGACCTCGGCATTGTCGCGAATATCAAGGATGTGCTGACCGCTCTCAATGAGAAGCCGATGCGCCGGGAGTACGCCGACTGGTTCGCCCGCATTGCGGAGTGGAAAGCGAAATATCCGTACAACAGTTACAAGACCAAGCTGAACCACGTGCAGCCGCAGTTCGTCATACAGACGCTGTCGCGCCTGACCGGCGGCAACGCGGTCATCGTGCCGGGCGTCGGGCAGCATCAGATGTGGGCGGCGCAGTACTACGATTACAGTTTCCCGCGCCAGCTGCTGACTTCGGGCGGACTCGGCGCGATGGGGTTCGGGCTCCCGGCGGCGATGGGGGCTAAGGTCGCCTGTCCCGATAAAACCGTCATCAACATCGACGGCGACGGCAGCTTCCAGATGAACATCCAGGAGCTCGGCACGCTCTTCGTCGAGGAGATCGATGTCAAGATGATCATCCTCAACAACCAGCATTTAGGCATGGTTGCTCAGTGGGAGGACCGGTTCTACAACTACAATCGCGGCAACACCGTGCTCGGCCGCTGCAAGGGGGCCAACGGCAAGGGAGCGGGCAAGCATTGCGACGGCTGTGACGGCACGATCTGCACCGGCCTCCCGTACCCGGACTTCGTTACGATCGCTTCGGGGTACGGGATTCCGGGGCGGCGGGTGTTCACCCGCGAGGAGCTCGAGCCGGCCATCGAAGAGATGCTGGCCTGCGACGGCCCGTTCCTGCTGGACGTCTACACCGGCTATGACGAACACGTGCTGCCGATGATTCCGCCGGGCGGCGATTACACTTCGATCATCATGGAGTGA